From Saccharothrix espanaensis DSM 44229, the proteins below share one genomic window:
- a CDS encoding MFS transporter, producing MLAVLNNPAYRRLFTAQVVALAGTGLATVALGLLAHDLAGPDAGAVLGTALAIKMVAYVGIAPLAGALAARLPRKTLLVGLDLVRAAIALALPWVDQVWQIYLLIFLLQAASAVFTPAFQATIPDIVTDERDYTRALSLSRLAYDLESLLSPLLAAGALAVIGYDSLFFGTSLGFAASGLLVLAAVLPATTDARVADRTFDATTRGIRVYLATPRLRGLLAVHLAVAAAGSMVLVNTVGYVRDVLGRDETAVALALAAYGLGSLVAALALPGLLDRVADRTVMLRAATLPAVVLFVAIPATALPGDWRWPALLVLWAAIGVGGSLVLTPGGRLLRRSAHREDLPAVFAADFSLSHACWLLCYPLAGWLATAASTTVALAVLGVLTTAATAVAVRCWPAHDPEEVEHLHELDEDHDHLHDAVFVNGRWRHVHTYRIDRLHTRWPA from the coding sequence ATGCTCGCCGTGCTGAACAACCCCGCCTACCGGCGGCTGTTCACCGCCCAGGTCGTCGCCCTCGCGGGCACCGGCCTGGCGACGGTCGCCCTCGGGCTGCTCGCCCACGACCTCGCCGGTCCCGACGCCGGAGCGGTGCTCGGCACCGCGCTGGCGATCAAGATGGTCGCCTACGTCGGCATCGCGCCCCTCGCCGGCGCGCTCGCCGCCCGGCTGCCGCGTAAAACCCTGCTGGTCGGCCTGGACCTGGTGCGCGCGGCCATCGCGCTCGCCCTGCCCTGGGTGGACCAGGTGTGGCAGATCTACCTGCTGATCTTCCTGTTGCAGGCGGCGTCGGCCGTGTTCACGCCCGCGTTCCAGGCGACGATCCCCGACATCGTCACCGACGAGCGCGACTACACCCGCGCCCTGAGCCTGTCCCGCCTGGCCTACGACCTCGAAAGCCTGCTCAGCCCCCTGCTGGCCGCCGGCGCGCTCGCCGTGATCGGCTACGACTCCCTGTTTTTCGGCACGTCGCTCGGGTTCGCCGCGTCCGGCCTGCTGGTGCTCGCCGCCGTCCTGCCCGCCACCACGGACGCCCGTGTCGCCGACCGCACCTTCGACGCCACCACGCGCGGCATCCGTGTGTACCTGGCGACCCCACGTCTGCGCGGGCTGCTCGCCGTCCATTTGGCCGTGGCCGCCGCCGGTTCCATGGTCCTGGTCAACACCGTCGGCTACGTGCGCGACGTGCTCGGCCGCGACGAGACCGCGGTAGCCCTCGCGCTGGCCGCGTACGGGCTGGGGTCACTGGTCGCGGCCCTGGCGTTGCCCGGCCTGCTCGACCGGGTCGCCGACCGGACCGTGATGCTGCGCGCCGCCACCCTGCCTGCCGTCGTGCTGTTCGTGGCGATCCCGGCCACCGCGCTGCCCGGCGACTGGCGCTGGCCCGCCCTGCTCGTGCTGTGGGCGGCGATCGGCGTCGGCGGTTCGCTCGTGCTCACCCCGGGTGGACGGCTCCTGCGCCGTTCCGCACACCGGGAGGACCTGCCGGCCGTGTTCGCGGCGGACTTCTCGCTCTCGCACGCCTGCTGGCTGCTCTGCTACCCCCTCGCCGGCTGGCTGGCGACCGCCGCGAGCACGACCGTCGCCCTGGCCGTGCTCGGAGTCCTCACCACGGCGGCGACCGCCGTGGCCGTCCGCTGCTGGCCCGCGCACGACCCGGAGGAAGTCGAGCACCTCCACGAACTCGACGAGGACCACGACCACCTGCACGACGCGGTCTTCGTCAACGGCCGGTGGCGGCACGTCCACACCTACCGCATTGACCGCCTGCACACCCGCTGGCCCGCCTGA
- a CDS encoding tetratricopeptide repeat protein: MLWPPPRDDRATTGTHWSTPDTARDHYRQALTLHRDLGNTSEVADTLAHIGRPYAALGDHDLARAAWSEALELYRAQGRGTEAQRLERLQGRPIAVGDPDTA; encoded by the coding sequence GTGCTCTGGCCTCCGCCAAGGGACGACAGGGCGACGACCGGCACGCACTGGAGCACGCCCGACACCGCCCGCGACCACTACCGCCAGGCCCTCACCCTGCACCGCGACCTGGGCAACACCTCCGAGGTCGCCGACACCCTCGCCCACATCGGCCGGCCCTACGCGGCCCTCGGAGACCACGACCTGGCCCGCGCGGCGTGGAGCGAAGCGCTGGAGCTCTATCGGGCCCAAGGCCGCGGCACCGAGGCCCAACGCCTCGAACGACTCCAAGGTCGGCCCATCGCCGTTGGCGACCCGGACACCGCCTGA
- a CDS encoding DUF6461 domain-containing protein yields MGKIEEFAVTVSAALPEVAALVPTGPAARLGRWEAVRWYRDEDMSPVRSAVHGLGDVFAERLLGALELALDRLSVPIAPELVAGLAQPPDRQFTMSFVVRDGSTAKAAVSIVDQLYPGAVDLVLELVQALRDTASVPDATGDEEQIAARHGAAHFALAVVVSAAVVRSLGPLPVAVSAAVVGVALGAAVLVLPDVPKPAAYPAAVLAKRRAEYRFPQWASSVATVADHRFLLTEGQVPADVDFSGNGLVAAVAGGVAVRTGLAEGRVPVSVRVLAGAPEEVTVAGWDEVAEVGWTAPEGGGCLDGAQPVTGYLPGHRVSRWEAPPWPGEYRVRVHASGRDEGDEGDETYLLEVWPAPAEPEVVHKRTDRLGHRLRGEPEPAVRILPYAEHRWIYKSPLQVAATITVVRGLTAEEVIGALGGRPLEVAPGGVGHQPLQAVLAVDDVVVVVEENGYEGSDHVKLPVLSREGRAGSLYWNVNANYRLMLAEGGELVFRGDPLHDAGAPHTEDLDFEDYRYRHAMGLTVISRFVGRGFSPADLAQVRESGLHFELVD; encoded by the coding sequence ATGGGGAAGATCGAAGAGTTCGCGGTGACCGTCTCGGCCGCTTTACCGGAGGTCGCCGCGCTGGTGCCGACCGGACCCGCCGCCCGCCTGGGTCGGTGGGAGGCGGTGCGGTGGTATCGGGACGAGGACATGTCGCCGGTGAGGTCGGCGGTGCACGGGCTCGGTGACGTGTTCGCCGAGCGGCTGCTGGGTGCGCTCGAACTGGCGCTCGACCGGCTGTCGGTGCCGATCGCGCCGGAACTGGTCGCCGGCCTCGCCCAGCCGCCCGACCGGCAGTTCACGATGAGTTTCGTGGTGCGCGACGGGAGCACCGCGAAAGCGGCTGTGTCCATTGTGGACCAGCTCTACCCCGGTGCGGTCGACCTGGTGCTGGAACTGGTGCAGGCGCTGCGGGACACCGCGTCCGTCCCGGATGCGACCGGTGACGAGGAGCAGATCGCCGCCCGGCATGGTGCGGCGCACTTCGCTCTGGCGGTGGTCGTGTCGGCGGCGGTGGTGCGTTCGCTCGGTCCGCTGCCGGTGGCCGTGTCGGCGGCGGTCGTGGGTGTGGCTCTGGGCGCTGCCGTGCTGGTGCTGCCGGACGTGCCCAAACCGGCCGCCTATCCGGCAGCCGTGCTGGCCAAGCGGCGCGCGGAGTACCGGTTCCCGCAGTGGGCGTCGTCGGTGGCGACGGTGGCCGACCACCGGTTCCTGCTCACCGAGGGCCAGGTGCCCGCGGACGTGGACTTCTCCGGCAACGGCCTGGTCGCCGCGGTGGCGGGCGGTGTGGCGGTCCGCACCGGGCTCGCGGAGGGCAGGGTGCCGGTTTCGGTCCGGGTGCTGGCCGGTGCACCGGAGGAGGTGACGGTCGCGGGCTGGGACGAGGTCGCCGAGGTCGGCTGGACCGCGCCGGAGGGCGGCGGGTGTCTGGACGGCGCCCAACCCGTGACCGGCTACCTGCCCGGCCACCGCGTGTCGCGCTGGGAGGCACCGCCCTGGCCGGGCGAGTACCGGGTGCGGGTGCACGCCTCCGGCCGTGACGAGGGCGACGAGGGGGACGAGACCTACCTGTTGGAGGTGTGGCCGGCTCCCGCCGAACCGGAGGTCGTGCACAAGCGGACCGACCGGCTGGGCCACCGGCTGCGCGGCGAGCCCGAGCCGGCAGTGCGAATCCTGCCGTACGCGGAGCACCGCTGGATCTACAAGAGCCCCCTCCAGGTGGCCGCCACGATCACGGTGGTGCGCGGCCTGACCGCGGAGGAGGTGATCGGCGCGCTCGGCGGCCGCCCGCTGGAGGTCGCTCCCGGCGGCGTGGGCCACCAGCCGTTGCAGGCGGTGCTGGCGGTGGACGACGTGGTCGTGGTGGTGGAGGAAAACGGCTACGAGGGGTCCGACCACGTGAAGCTGCCAGTTCTGTCCCGGGAAGGGAGAGCCGGCAGCCTGTACTGGAACGTCAACGCCAACTACCGGCTGATGCTCGCCGAGGGTGGTGAACTCGTCTTCCGAGGCGATCCGCTCCACGACGCGGGCGCGCCGCACACCGAGGACCTGGATTTCGAGGACTACCGGTACCGGCACGCCATGGGGTTGACCGTGATCTCCCGGTTCGTGGGGCGGGGCTTCTCGCCGGCGGACCTGGCGCAGGTGCGTGAATCGGGGCTGCACTTCGAACTGGTGGACTGA
- a CDS encoding DUF6301 family protein yields the protein MQWKAMTPVEVWEIVDFWAGVPWPVTRAEAHLLAIDRFGWEVEVENGREYLVNSVAGLTPPDVSTVDAETLMSLDFWIADMIREESAQSRALLGDLFTLTVREGVSRHGRPSLERVRSGTDATWSLAGNCQVTVSLATKSTRVEFHTPQLVEFDLKEDR from the coding sequence ATGCAGTGGAAGGCGATGACACCGGTCGAGGTGTGGGAGATAGTCGACTTCTGGGCGGGCGTGCCGTGGCCGGTCACGCGCGCCGAAGCCCACCTCTTGGCGATCGATCGCTTCGGCTGGGAGGTCGAGGTCGAGAACGGCAGGGAGTACCTGGTCAACTCGGTCGCCGGCCTCACCCCGCCGGACGTGTCGACGGTGGACGCCGAAACCCTGATGTCGCTGGACTTCTGGATCGCGGACATGATCAGGGAGGAATCCGCGCAGTCGCGGGCGCTGCTCGGCGACCTCTTCACGCTGACGGTGCGCGAAGGGGTGTCCCGGCACGGCCGCCCGTCGCTGGAACGGGTCCGGTCGGGGACCGACGCGACCTGGAGCCTGGCCGGGAACTGTCAGGTCACGGTCAGCTTGGCGACGAAGTCGACAAGGGTCGAGTTCCACACCCCGCAACTGGTCGAGTTCGACCTGAAGGAGGATCGCTGA
- a CDS encoding TY-Chap domain-containing protein, with translation MSEWAEFGRDLTEALRDVADRVFLIVFLPANPKVYVQFAGGQHEVEAQAAGPEVVPWADVSGMTEAGWVPPSGFDPPNWTFTLPVPALTAEYAALAQRCVVALRDVYQVSDPRGLVYKAWREGEWPAAAESWSDERIATRDVGENPLEMRWLKIPPAQG, from the coding sequence ATGTCCGAGTGGGCGGAGTTCGGCCGGGATCTCACCGAGGCGTTGCGGGACGTGGCCGACCGGGTCTTCCTGATCGTCTTCCTGCCGGCGAACCCGAAGGTGTACGTGCAGTTCGCGGGCGGTCAGCACGAGGTGGAGGCGCAGGCGGCGGGGCCCGAGGTCGTTCCGTGGGCGGATGTCAGCGGTATGACCGAGGCGGGCTGGGTGCCACCGTCGGGCTTCGACCCGCCGAACTGGACGTTCACGTTGCCGGTGCCGGCGTTGACTGCGGAGTACGCCGCGTTGGCACAGCGGTGCGTCGTGGCGTTGCGGGACGTTTACCAGGTTTCGGACCCGAGAGGGTTGGTCTACAAGGCTTGGCGCGAGGGGGAGTGGCCGGCGGCGGCGGAGTCGTGGTCGGACGAGCGGATCGCGACGCGTGACGTGGGCGAGAACCCGTTGGAGATGCGCTGGCTCAAGATCCCTCCAGCTCAAGGCTGA